A region from the Cannabis sativa cultivar Pink pepper isolate KNU-18-1 chromosome 9, ASM2916894v1, whole genome shotgun sequence genome encodes:
- the LOC115724057 gene encoding putative calcium-transporting ATPase 13, plasma membrane-type, whose product MVSSSPILRTAEYCIESFIVLNSKTDLNQYKKKWHSAFVTIYCSRAFTSLFKSSPSRKASYTKIPPSSSHTVVDVKVDNGFEIDQTKLNQLTKDKDVSKLQELGGVDGLAKALKTDAEHGIQSNDGDIAQRVEEFGSNTYRKPPTKSFFHFVWQAFQDLTIVILIVCAALSLGFGMKVHGTKEGWIDGLSIFIAVFLVIGVSAISNYRQNRQFDKLSKVSNNIQIEAIRDGRRQQISIFEIVVGDIVCLKIGDQVSADGLFLEGHSLQVDESSMTGESDHVEVNHKQNPFLFSGTKVVDGYAKMLVTSVGMNTTWGQMMSQINSDSNEQTPLQARLDKLTSAIGKVGLTVALLVLIVLFVRYFTGTTKDEYGNKKFNGSKTKIDDIVNAAVEIIAAAVTIVVVAIPEGLPLAVTLTLAYSMKRMMTDNAMVRKLSACETMGSATTICTDKTGTLTMNQMKVTTFWLGKDSVVENSYSKIAPYVVELFREGIALNTTGSVYRPSLGAEFEISGSPTEKAILSWAVEELNMDMEEVKKSCAILHVEAFNSQKKQSGVSIKRKTDNTRWVHWKGAAEMVLAKCSSYYDASGIVKDLGENEKIVFEKIIQAMAASSLRCIAFAHKQVETTENESLEGNDQTIEEDGLILLGMVGIKDPCRPGVKKAVEACQNAGVHVKMITGDNVFTARAIATECGILKLGQDMSGAVIEGVEFRNYSQEERMEKVDKICVMARSSPFDKLLMVQCLKQKGHVVAVTGDGTNDAPALKEADIGLSMGIQGTEVAKESSDIVILDDNFASVATVLKWGRCVYNNIQKFIQFQLTVNVAALVINFVAAISAGEVPLTAVQLLWVNLIMDTLGALALATEKPTDELMENPPVGRTAPLITNIMWRNLLSQAFYQISILLTLQFRGKLIFNVNEKVKDTLIFNTFVLCQVFNEFNARKLEKKNVFKGIHRNKLFLAIIAITIVLQVLMVEFLKKFADTERLNWEQWGACVGLAAMSWPIGWIVKCIPVPERPVFSHIKAITYNKLQFFMHTTKP is encoded by the coding sequence ATGGTCTCAAGTAGTCCTATTTTACGTACAGCAGAGTACTGCATTGAGTCATTCATTGTTCTAAATTCCAAAACTGATCTGAACCAATACAAGAAGAAATGGCATTCTGCTTTTGTTACCATCTATTGTTCCAGAGCTTTCACCTCACTATTCAAATCTTCTCCCTCAAGAAAAGCTAGCTATACCAAAATACCACCCTCGTCTTCCCACACTGTTGTCGATGTCAAGGTAGACAATGGGTTCGAAATCGATCAGACCAAACTCAACCAGCTCACCAAAGACAAAGATGTTTCTAAGCTTCAAGAATTAGGTGGGGTCGATGGCCTAGCCAAGGCTCTCAAAACTGATGCTGAGCATGGAATTCAAAGTAACGACGGAGACATAGCCCAAAGAGTTGAAGAGTTTGGCTCCAACACGTACCGAAAACCGCCTACCAAGAGTTTCTTCCATTTTGTGTGGCAAGCTTTTCAAGATCTTACTATTGTCATTCTTATTGTCTGTGCTGCACTCTCTCTTGGCTTTGGCATGAAAGTGCATGGAACTAAAGAAGGTTGGATTGATggtttaagtatttttattGCTGTTTTTCTTGTCATTGGTGTGTCTGCAATAAGTAACTACAGGCAGAATAGACAGTTCGATAAGTTATCCAAAGTTAGCAACAACATCCAAATTGAAGCCATTAGAGATGGACGTCGCCAACAGATTTCGATATTCGAAATCGTTGTGGGAGATATCGTTTGCTTAAAGATTGGAGACCAAGTTTCGGCTGATGGGTTGTTCTTAGAAGGGCATTCCTTACAAGTTGATGAATCGAGTATGACAGGGGAGAGCGACCACGTAGAAGTTAACCACAAACAGAATCCATTCTTGTTTTCTGGCACCAAAGTGGTTGATGGCTATGCGAAAATGCTCGTAACTTCTGTTGGAATGAACACAACATGGGGACAAATGATGAGCCAAATCAACAGCGATTCAAACGAACAAACACCTTTACAAGCTCGCCTCGATAAGCTTACTTCGGCCATTGGCAAGGTTGGTTTAACAGTTGCTCTCCTTGTTCTCATAGTCTTGTTTGTTCGTTACTTCACGGGGACAACAAAAGATGAATATggaaacaaaaaattcaacgGCAGCAAGACAAAGATTGATGACATAGTGAATGCTGCCGTAGAGATTATAGCAGCGGCAGTCACAATCGTGGTTGTGGCCATTCCGGAAGGTCTTCCACTTGCTGTGACGCTTACACTTGCATATTCAATGAAGAGAATGATGACTGATAATGCCATGGTGAGGAAGCTCTCTGCTTGTGAGACCATGGGATCTGCCACCACCATTTGCACTGATAAAACAGGTACTCTCACTATGAACCAGATGAAGGTCACCACCTTTTGGCTTGGTAAAGATTCTGTCGTTGAAAATTCTTACTCAAAGATTGCACCATATGTGGTAGAATTATTTCGTGAAGGAATAGCTCTTAATACCACTGGTAGTGTATATAGGCCAAGTTTGGGAGCAGAATTTGAAATTTCAGGTAGTCCAACAGAGAAAGCTATACTTTCTTGGGCTGTTGAAGAGTTGAATATGGATATGGAGGAAGTGAAGAAAAGTTGTGCCATTCTTCACGTTGAGGCGTTCAATTCCCAAAAGAAACAGAGTGGGGTATCAATAAAAAGAAAGACAGATAATACAAGATGGGTACACTGGAAAGGTGCTGCAGAAATGGTTTTGGCCAAGTGCTCAAGCTACTATGATGCTTCTGGAATCGTTAAAGATCTTggtgaaaatgaaaaaattgtgtTTGAGAAAATCATTCAAGCAATGGCTGCCAGCAGCCTTAGATGTATTGCTTTCGCACACAAACAAGTTGAAACTACAGAGAATGAAAGCTTAGAGGGAAATGATCAAACGATTGAAGAAGATGGCTTGATTCTATTGGGCATGGTTGGTATTAAGGATCCTTGTCGTCCAGGAGTGAAGAAAGCTGTTGAAGCTTGCCAAAATGCAGGAGTTCACGTCAAAATGATCACAGGTGACAATGTATTCACCGCAAGAGCCATAGCCACAGAGTGTGGAATCCTTAAGCTGGGCCAAGACATGAGTGGAGCAGTTATAGAAGGTGTTGAGTTTAGAAACTACTCACAGGAGGAGAGAATGGAAAAAGTTGACAAAATCTGCGTCATGGCGAGATCGTCCCCTTTCGATAAACTCTTAATGGTACAATGCTTGAAACAAAAAGGTCATGTTGTAGCAGTCACAGGAGATGGCACAAATGATGCTCCAGCATTGAAAGAAGCCGATATCGGACTCTCAATGGGAATCCAAGGCACCGAAGTGGCCAAAGAAAGCTCCGATATCGTTATTTTGGATGACAATTTCGCTTCAGTGGCAACTGTTCTGAAATGGGGTAGATGCGTTTACAACAACATCCAAAAGTTCATCCAATTCCAGCTGACGGTGAATGTGGCTGCACTTGTGATCAACTTTGTGGCTGCAATCTCAGCAGGAGAGGTTCCATTAACAGCTGTTCAACTATTATGGGTGAACTTGATCATGGACACCTTAGGAGCTTTGGCTTTGGCCACAGAGAAGCCCACAGATGAACTCATGGAAAATCCACCTGTGGGTCGAACAGCGCCGCTCATTACCAACATCATGTGGAGAAATCTCTTGAGTCAAGCATTTTATCAAATATCTATTCTTCTTACACTACAATTCAGAGGCAAATTGATATTCAACGTCAACGAGAAAGTGAAAGACACTCTGATCTTCAACACTTTTGTTCTCTGCCAAGTTTTCAATGAGTTCAATGCTAGGAAGCTAGAGAAGAAGAACGTGTTCAAAGGAATTCACAGGAACAAACTGTTCTTGGCCATCATCGCCATTACCATTGTTCTTCAAGTGTTGATGGTTGAGTTTTTGAAGAAGTTTGCTGACACAGAGAGGTTGAACTGGGAACAATGGGGCGCGTGTGTTGGACTCGCCGCCATGTCTTGGCCAATTGGTTGGATTGTGAAGTGCATACCTGTTCCTGAGAGACCAGTTTTCAGCCACATCAAAGCCATAACATATAATAagcttcaatttttcatgcacACAACAAAACCTTGA